From Cryptosporangium aurantiacum:
GTTCGTCGGTGGTCGTCGGGACGTGTCCCGACCTGGGAGCGGCCCGGAACTTCGGGCAGCCGCTGCGGGAGATCATGGCCTGGTCCGGACGCCGGGTCGCGGCAGCGTCGGCGCGGGCCGCGTCGGGCGCCGGGGCGGGCGTGGTCGACCTGGCCGGCCGCACCGGCGGCGTGTTCCGCGCGGATCCCGGGACGCTGTCGGCCGACGGGTACCACCCCTCGGCGGACGGATATCAGCTCTGGGCGCTCGCCCTGTACCCGCTCGTCTACGAGGCCTCCCGCACCGTCCGCACCTAAAACTAACGGTGTTACGCATCACATGGCGGCGAGCCATGTCCCGGTCAAGCTACCGAGCGGTAACGTGCTCGGTAACAACACCGTCACAAGGGCTGGGAGGACACCGTGGCTGAGTTCGCCGACCGCGACGCCGTCATCGTCGCCACCGCGCGGTCACCGATCGGACGCGCGGTCAAGGGTTCACTGAAGGACGTCCGCCCGGACGACCTGGCGGCGACGATCGTCCGCGCCGCGCTCGACAAGGTCCCCGCGCTCGACCCGGCGACGATCGACGACCTGATCCTGGGCTGCGGTCTGCCCGGCGGCGAGCAGGGTTACAACATGGGCCGGGTCGTGGCGATCCTGCTCGGTCACGACTCGCTGCCCGGCACCACCGTGACCCGGTACTGCTCGTCGTCGCTGCAGAGCACCCGGATGGCGTTCCACGCGATCAGGGCCGGCGAGGGTGACGCGTTCATCTCGGCCGGTGTCGAGACCGTGTCCCGGTTCGTGAACGGCAGCTCGGACGGTCTGCCCGGCACCACGAACCCGCTGTTCCTGGACGCCCAGAAGCGCACCGACGACTCGGCGGCAGGCGGCTTCGTCTGGCACGACCCGCGCGAGGACGGCACGCTGCCGGACGTCTACATCTCGATGGGACAGACCGCCGAGAACCTGGCTCAGCTCAAGGGGGTTTCCCGGCAGGAGCAGGACGAGTTCGCGGTCCGGTCGCAGAACCTCGCCGAGAAGGCGATCGCCAACGGGCACTTCGACCGGGAGATCACCCCGGTGACGCTGGCCGACGGCACGATCGTGAGCACCGACGACGGGCCGCGGCCCGGCACCACGTACGAGAAGGTCTCCGGGTTGAAGCCGGTGTTCCGCCCGGACGGGACCGTCACGGCGGGCAACGCCTGCCCGCTCAACGACGGCGCGGCCGCGGTGATCATCGTCAGCGGCAAGAAGGCCCGCGAGCTCGGGCTGACGCCGCTGGCCCGGGTCGTGTCGACCGGCGTCTCCGGCCTCTCCCCCGAGATCATGGGCTACGGACCGGTCGAGGCGTCGAAGCGTGCGCTGGCGCTCGCCGGGCTGTCGATCGGCGACATCGACCTGGTCGAGATCAACGAGGCGTTCGCGGCGCAGGTCATCCCGTCCTACCGTGACCTGGGCGTCGACCTGGACAAGCTGAACGTCAGCGGCGGCGCGATCGCGCTGGGCCACCCGTTCGGCATGACCGGCGCCCGGATCACCGGCACGCTGCTGAACAACCTCCAGGCCCACGACAAGCAGTTCGGCCTCGAGACGATGTGCGTCGGCGGCGGTCAGGGCATGGCAATGGTGCTGGAGCGCCTGAGCTAGGAACGCAGCGGCTCCCGCCGGGCACGAACCGTCCGGCGGGAGATCCGCCGTCCAGCGTCAGGACAGGACGTCGACCGGGTCGACGCCGCCGGGCTGAGCACCGGCGAGCGACGGAGCCGCGGCGAGCACGTCGTCCGGACGCGACCGGAACCAGTCGATCGTCCGCCGCAGGCCCTCTTCCACCGGCACCTTCGGCGCCCAGCCGAGCAGCTGCCCGGCCAGGCCGATGTCCGGACGGCGCCGGGTCGGGTCGTCGGTGGGCAGCGGGTGGTACTCGATCGTCGAGGTCGACCCGGTGAGCGTCAGCACGACCTCGGCGAGCTGCCCGACGGTCCACTCCACCGGGTTACCGATGTTGACCGGTCCGCTCACCGAGCTGTCGATCATCGCGACGATGCCCGCGATCAGGTCGTCGACGTAGCAGAAGCTGCGGGTCTGGCTGCCGTCGCCGTAGATCGTCAGCGGGTCGCCGACCAGCGCCTGCGTGATGAAGCTCGTCACCACGCGACCGTCCTGCGGGCGCATCCGGGGCCCGTACGTGTTGAAGATCCGGACGATCCCGACGTTGAGGTCGTAGCTGCGCCGGTAGGCCATCGAGACCGCCTCGGCGTACCGCTTCGCCTCGTCGTAGACGCTGCGCGGGCCGACCGGGTTGACGTTGCCCCAGTACTCCTCGCGCTGCGGGTGCACGATCGGGTCGCCGTAGACCTCGCTCGTGGAGGCCAGCACGAAGCGGGCGCGGTCCCTGGCCGCGAGGCGCAGCGCGTTCTCGGTGCCCCGGCTGCCCACGGCGAGCGTCTCCAGCGGCATCCGGTGGTAGTCCGGCGGCGACGCCGGGCTCGCCAGGTGCGCGACGGCGTCCACCCGCCCGGCCACGTCGAAGCTCTCGGTCACGTCGGTCTCGATCAGCGTGAAACCGGGGTTCGCGAGGAACGGCTCGACGTTCTCCGGGCGACCGGTCGAGAAGTTGTCCAGGCACACGACCTGGTCGCCGCGCCGGAGCAGCGCCGCCGAGAGATGAGAGCCCAGGAAGCCGGCGCCGCCGGTCACCACTACACGCATTCGTCCCCCTGGGATTCCGGACACCTCGACTCGTCGCTACTAACGACCGACGACACTGTACAGAGCTGTTCAGGAATTACCCAACTCCGCCTTTCCGGCCGATGCTGGGATCAGGCGTTGAATTGACTGTGAGCCGCCTCGCAATCTGCTCGATGCGACGCGTTGACGATTCGTTAACAACTCTTTTTAGGAATCACTTATGAAGCCGGGGTCGCCGCGCGGACGCGCACGTTTCCGCAGCATGACGTAGGTGGCAAAAGCCACAGTGCACTCATGACGCGCTTGACCGGTTCTCGATATCCGCCTACCTTGACTGCCGTCCGGGGGATCCATTCGCTATTCCGCTGGTCATATCCGGCGAACAGCAGAGAGGATTTCTCCACGACATGGCGACGCAGCGCGCAGGATCGATCTCGCTAAGTAGTGACGCCGTCATGCGGGGAGAATTGATGATTCCGACCGATTCGGCAGCGGCGCCAATACGCAATTCACGGGCGAATCGGAAGCAGGAGTTCTAGATCGTGTCCTATCCAGCGCAGCGGCGGGCGCCCGGTCCCCCGCCGCCGGTCTGGCGGACCTCCGACGCCGTCGCAGCCGCTGCCGCGTGGGACGGCGCCGACGCCACGATGATCTTCGACCTCGGCTGGGACGACGCCGGCTACGGCCCGTACGACGCTCCGTCGCCGGTCTCCGCGCCGATCGGCGTCGGGTTCGTCGGCGACGACCCGA
This genomic window contains:
- a CDS encoding acetyl-CoA C-acetyltransferase, translating into MAEFADRDAVIVATARSPIGRAVKGSLKDVRPDDLAATIVRAALDKVPALDPATIDDLILGCGLPGGEQGYNMGRVVAILLGHDSLPGTTVTRYCSSSLQSTRMAFHAIRAGEGDAFISAGVETVSRFVNGSSDGLPGTTNPLFLDAQKRTDDSAAGGFVWHDPREDGTLPDVYISMGQTAENLAQLKGVSRQEQDEFAVRSQNLAEKAIANGHFDREITPVTLADGTIVSTDDGPRPGTTYEKVSGLKPVFRPDGTVTAGNACPLNDGAAAVIIVSGKKARELGLTPLARVVSTGVSGLSPEIMGYGPVEASKRALALAGLSIGDIDLVEINEAFAAQVIPSYRDLGVDLDKLNVSGGAIALGHPFGMTGARITGTLLNNLQAHDKQFGLETMCVGGGQGMAMVLERLS
- a CDS encoding UDP-glucuronic acid decarboxylase family protein; the encoded protein is MRVVVTGGAGFLGSHLSAALLRRGDQVVCLDNFSTGRPENVEPFLANPGFTLIETDVTESFDVAGRVDAVAHLASPASPPDYHRMPLETLAVGSRGTENALRLAARDRARFVLASTSEVYGDPIVHPQREEYWGNVNPVGPRSVYDEAKRYAEAVSMAYRRSYDLNVGIVRIFNTYGPRMRPQDGRVVTSFITQALVGDPLTIYGDGSQTRSFCYVDDLIAGIVAMIDSSVSGPVNIGNPVEWTVGQLAEVVLTLTGSTSTIEYHPLPTDDPTRRRPDIGLAGQLLGWAPKVPVEEGLRRTIDWFRSRPDDVLAAAPSLAGAQPGGVDPVDVLS